One genomic window of Pseudomonas aeruginosa includes the following:
- the eutC gene encoding ethanolamine ammonia-lyase subunit EutC: MNDKHLPDASAENPWLPLRQLTPARIALGRTGTSLPTRPQLDFQYAHAQARDAVHLPFDHAAISDGLRQRGRDSLLLHSAAADRHVYLQRPDLGRRLDEASVQRLREHAAGYDGQIDLAIVVADGLSALAVQRHTLPFLERLEEQALAEGWSLSPVVLVEQGRVAVADEIGELLRAKMSVILIGERPGLSSPDSLGLYFTWAPRVGLTDAYRNCISNVRLEGLSYGMAAHRLLYLMREACRRQLSGVNLKDEAEVQALDGEAPRTGNFLLARD, encoded by the coding sequence ATGAACGACAAGCACCTGCCCGACGCCAGCGCCGAGAACCCCTGGCTGCCGCTGCGCCAGCTGACCCCCGCGCGGATCGCCCTGGGCCGCACCGGCACCAGCCTGCCGACCCGCCCGCAACTGGACTTCCAGTACGCCCACGCCCAGGCGCGCGACGCCGTGCACCTGCCCTTCGACCATGCGGCCATCAGCGACGGCCTGCGCCAGCGCGGCCGCGACAGCCTGCTGCTGCACAGCGCCGCCGCCGACCGCCACGTCTACCTGCAACGCCCGGACCTCGGCCGGCGCCTCGACGAGGCCTCGGTGCAACGCCTGCGCGAACACGCCGCCGGCTACGACGGGCAGATCGACCTGGCCATCGTGGTCGCCGACGGCCTCTCCGCGCTGGCCGTGCAGCGTCACACCCTGCCCTTCCTCGAACGCCTGGAGGAACAGGCGCTGGCCGAAGGCTGGTCGCTGTCGCCGGTGGTCCTGGTGGAACAGGGACGGGTGGCGGTGGCCGACGAGATCGGTGAATTGCTGCGGGCGAAGATGAGCGTGATCCTGATCGGCGAGCGTCCCGGCCTCAGCTCGCCGGACAGCCTCGGCCTGTACTTCACCTGGGCCCCGCGGGTCGGCCTCACCGACGCCTATCGCAACTGCATCTCCAACGTCCGCCTGGAAGGCCTCAGCTACGGCATGGCCGCGCACCGCCTGCTCTACCTGATGCGCGAGGCCTGCCGGCGGCAGCTTTCCGGGGTCAACCTGAAGGACGAGGCGGAGGTCCAGGCGCTGGACGGCGAGGCTCCGCGCACCGGCAACTTCCTCCTGGCGAGGGACTGA
- a CDS encoding ethanolamine ammonia-lyase subunit EutB: protein MARFTHSVGGETYRFDSLKDVMAKASPARSGDFLAGVAASNDGERVAAQMALADIPLKHFLDEALIPYEDDEVTRLIIDTHQRDAFAPVSHLTVGGFRDWLLGDAADEASLRALAPGLTPEMAAAVSKIMRVQDLVLVAQKIRVVTRFRNTLGLRGRLSTRLQPNHPTDDPAGIAASILDGLLFGNGDAMLGINPATDSMASICALLEMLDAIIQRYEIPTQACVLTHVTSSIEAINRGVPLDLVFQSIAGTEAANASFGISLKILQEGYEAGLSQKRGTLGNNLMYFETGQGSALSANAHHGVDQQTCETRAYAVARHFKPFLVNTVVGFIGPEYLYNGKQIIRAGLEDHFCGKLLGVPMGCDICYTNHAEADQDDMDMLLTLLGVAGINFIMGIPGSDDVMLNYQTTSFHDALYARQTLGLKPAPEFEDWLQRMGIFTQADGRIRFGDELPPAFRQALAQLA, encoded by the coding sequence ATGGCACGTTTCACTCATAGCGTCGGCGGCGAAACCTACCGCTTCGACAGCCTCAAGGACGTGATGGCCAAGGCCAGCCCCGCGCGCTCCGGCGATTTCCTCGCCGGCGTCGCGGCGAGCAACGACGGCGAGCGGGTCGCCGCGCAGATGGCCCTGGCCGACATCCCGCTCAAACACTTCCTCGACGAGGCGCTGATTCCCTACGAGGACGACGAGGTCACCCGCCTGATCATCGACACCCACCAGCGCGACGCCTTCGCCCCGGTGTCCCATCTCACCGTCGGCGGCTTCCGCGACTGGCTGCTCGGCGACGCCGCCGACGAGGCCAGCCTGCGCGCCCTGGCTCCGGGCCTGACGCCGGAAATGGCAGCGGCGGTATCGAAGATCATGCGTGTCCAGGACCTGGTCCTGGTGGCGCAGAAGATCCGCGTGGTCACCCGCTTCCGCAACACCCTCGGCCTTCGCGGCCGGCTCTCCACCCGCCTGCAACCGAACCACCCGACCGACGACCCGGCCGGAATCGCCGCGAGCATCCTCGACGGCCTGCTGTTCGGCAATGGCGACGCGATGCTCGGGATCAATCCTGCCACCGACAGCATGGCCTCGATCTGCGCCCTGCTGGAGATGCTCGACGCGATCATCCAGCGCTACGAGATTCCCACCCAGGCCTGCGTGCTGACCCACGTCACCAGCTCCATCGAGGCGATCAACCGCGGCGTGCCGCTGGACCTGGTGTTCCAGTCGATCGCCGGCACCGAGGCGGCCAATGCCAGCTTCGGCATCAGCCTGAAGATCCTCCAGGAAGGCTACGAGGCCGGGCTCAGCCAGAAGCGCGGCACCCTAGGCAACAACCTGATGTACTTCGAGACCGGCCAGGGCAGCGCGCTCTCGGCCAACGCCCACCACGGCGTCGACCAGCAGACCTGCGAGACCCGCGCCTATGCGGTGGCTCGTCACTTCAAGCCGTTCCTGGTGAACACCGTGGTCGGCTTCATCGGTCCCGAGTACCTGTACAACGGCAAGCAGATCATCCGCGCCGGCCTGGAAGACCACTTCTGCGGCAAGCTGCTCGGCGTGCCGATGGGTTGCGACATCTGCTACACCAACCATGCCGAGGCCGACCAGGACGACATGGACATGCTCCTGACCCTGCTGGGCGTCGCCGGGATCAACTTCATCATGGGCATTCCCGGCTCCGACGACGTGATGCTCAACTACCAGACCACCTCCTTCCACGACGCCCTCTATGCGCGCCAGACGCTGGGCCTGAAGCCGGCGCCGGAATTCGAGGACTGGTTGCAGCGGATGGGAATCTTCACCCAGGCCGACGGGCGCATCCGCTTCGGTGACGAGTTACCGCCGGCGTTCCGCCAGGCCCTGGCGCAACTGGCCTGA
- the eat gene encoding ethanolamine permease: protein MSLEQTGHAPATSGVDFESVDADYFQHRQLKKGAAGWVLLVGLGVAYVISGDYAGWNFGLAQGGWGGMFLATLLMATMYLCMCFSLAELSSMIPTAGGGYGFARSAFGPWGGFLTGTAILIEYAIAPAAIACFIGAYCESLFGVGGWLIYLVFYIVFIGIHILGAGEALKLMFIITAVAAIALGVFIVAMVPHFDSANLFNIPQTAATGASSFLPFGYVGVWAAIPYAIWFFLAVEGVPLAAEETKNPKRDLPRGLIGAMLVLLAFAALILVVGPGAAGAKELMGSGNPLVEALESAYKGSTWMSQFVNLVGLAGLIASFFSIIYAYSRQIFALSRAGYLPRSLSLTNRKKAPVLALVVPGVIGFGLSLTGQGDLLILVAVFGATISYVLMMAAHITLRIRRPDMQRPYRTPGGILTSGVALALACVAVVAGFLVDPRVVVGAVAIYAVLIGYFALYSRHHLVSGTPEEEFAAIQAAEQDLR, encoded by the coding sequence ATGTCCCTCGAACAAACCGGCCATGCGCCCGCAACTTCCGGGGTCGACTTCGAAAGCGTCGACGCCGACTACTTCCAACACCGTCAACTGAAGAAAGGCGCCGCCGGCTGGGTCCTGCTGGTCGGGCTCGGCGTCGCCTACGTGATCTCCGGCGACTACGCCGGCTGGAACTTCGGCCTGGCCCAGGGCGGCTGGGGCGGGATGTTCCTCGCCACCCTGCTGATGGCCACCATGTACCTGTGCATGTGCTTCTCGCTCGCCGAGCTGTCTTCGATGATCCCTACCGCCGGCGGCGGCTACGGCTTCGCCCGCAGCGCCTTCGGGCCCTGGGGCGGCTTCCTCACCGGCACCGCGATCCTCATCGAATACGCCATCGCCCCGGCGGCCATCGCCTGCTTCATCGGCGCCTACTGCGAGTCGCTGTTCGGCGTCGGCGGCTGGCTGATCTACCTGGTGTTCTACATCGTATTCATCGGCATCCACATCCTCGGCGCCGGCGAGGCGCTGAAGCTGATGTTCATCATCACCGCGGTGGCGGCCATCGCCCTCGGCGTGTTCATTGTCGCGATGGTTCCGCACTTCGACTCGGCCAACCTGTTCAACATCCCGCAGACCGCGGCGACCGGCGCCAGCAGCTTCCTGCCGTTCGGCTATGTCGGGGTCTGGGCGGCGATCCCCTACGCGATCTGGTTCTTCCTCGCCGTCGAAGGCGTGCCGCTGGCCGCCGAGGAAACCAAGAACCCCAAGCGCGACCTGCCGCGCGGACTGATCGGCGCCATGTTGGTGCTTCTCGCCTTCGCCGCACTGATTCTGGTCGTCGGTCCCGGGGCCGCCGGAGCCAAGGAGCTGATGGGTTCGGGCAATCCCCTGGTGGAAGCGCTGGAGTCGGCCTACAAGGGTTCGACCTGGATGAGCCAGTTCGTCAACCTGGTCGGCCTGGCCGGGCTGATCGCCAGCTTCTTCTCGATCATCTATGCCTACTCGCGGCAGATCTTCGCCCTCTCCCGCGCCGGCTACCTGCCGCGCAGCCTCTCGCTGACCAACCGCAAGAAGGCGCCGGTACTGGCCCTGGTGGTGCCGGGGGTGATCGGCTTCGGCCTGTCGCTGACCGGCCAGGGCGACCTGCTGATCCTGGTCGCGGTGTTCGGCGCGACCATCTCCTACGTGCTGATGATGGCCGCGCACATCACCCTGCGCATCCGCCGCCCGGACATGCAGCGCCCCTACCGCACCCCTGGCGGCATCCTCACCTCCGGCGTAGCCCTGGCGCTGGCCTGCGTCGCGGTGGTCGCCGGCTTCCTGGTCGACCCGCGGGTCGTGGTCGGCGCGGTGGCGATCTACGCTGTACTGATCGGCTACTTCGCCCTGTACAGTCGGCATCACCTGGTGTCCGGCACCCCGGAAGAAGAGTTCGCCGCGATCCAGGCGGCGGAACAGGACCTGCGCTGA
- a CDS encoding aldehyde dehydrogenase family protein, whose amino-acid sequence MRYAHPGSEGAIVSFKARYGNYIGGEFVPPVKGQYFTNTSPVNGQPIAEFPRSTAEDIDKALDAAHAAADAWGRTSVQERSNILLKIADRIEQNLELLAVTETWDNGKAVRETLNADIPLAADHFRYFAGCIRAQEGSAAEINDSTVAYHIHEPLGVVGQIIPWNFPLLMAAWKLAPALAAGNCVVLKPAEQTPLGICVLLELIGDLLPPGVLNVVQGFGREAGEALATSKRIAKIAFTGSTPVGSHILKCAAENIIPSTVELGGKSPNIYFEDIMQAEPAFIEKAAEGLVLAFFNQGEVCTCPSRALVQESIYPAFMEEVLKKVRAIKRGDPLDTETMVGAQASQQQYEKILSYLDIAQQEGAELLAGGSVEKLEGNLASGYYIQPTLLKGHNGMRVFQEEIFGPVVGVTTFKDEAEALAIANDTEYGLGAGLWTRDINRAYRMGRGIKAGRVWTNCYHLYPAHAAFGGYKKSGVGRETHKMMLDHYQQTKNLLVSYDINPLGFF is encoded by the coding sequence ATGCGTTACGCCCATCCCGGTAGCGAAGGCGCCATCGTTTCCTTCAAGGCCCGCTACGGCAACTACATCGGCGGCGAGTTCGTGCCTCCGGTCAAGGGCCAGTACTTCACCAACACCTCGCCGGTGAACGGCCAGCCGATCGCCGAGTTCCCCCGTTCCACCGCCGAGGACATCGACAAGGCCCTCGACGCCGCCCACGCCGCCGCCGACGCCTGGGGCCGCACCTCGGTGCAGGAGCGCTCGAACATCCTGCTGAAGATCGCCGACCGCATCGAGCAGAACCTGGAACTGCTCGCCGTCACCGAGACCTGGGACAACGGCAAGGCCGTGCGCGAGACCCTCAACGCCGACATCCCCCTGGCCGCCGACCACTTCCGCTACTTCGCCGGCTGCATCCGCGCCCAGGAAGGCTCCGCCGCCGAGATCAACGACAGCACCGTGGCCTACCACATCCACGAGCCCTTGGGCGTGGTCGGGCAGATCATCCCGTGGAACTTCCCGCTGCTGATGGCCGCCTGGAAGCTGGCCCCGGCGCTGGCCGCCGGCAACTGCGTGGTGCTCAAGCCGGCCGAGCAGACCCCGCTGGGCATCTGCGTGCTGCTGGAACTCATCGGCGACCTGCTGCCGCCGGGCGTGCTCAACGTCGTCCAGGGCTTCGGCAGGGAGGCCGGCGAGGCCCTGGCCACCAGCAAGCGCATCGCCAAGATCGCCTTCACCGGTTCCACCCCGGTCGGCTCGCACATCCTCAAGTGCGCGGCGGAGAACATCATTCCCTCCACCGTCGAGCTGGGCGGCAAGAGCCCGAACATCTATTTCGAAGACATCATGCAGGCCGAGCCGGCGTTCATCGAGAAGGCCGCCGAGGGCCTGGTGCTGGCCTTCTTCAACCAGGGCGAGGTGTGCACCTGCCCGTCCCGCGCGCTGGTCCAGGAGTCGATCTACCCGGCGTTCATGGAAGAGGTGCTGAAAAAGGTCAGGGCGATCAAGCGCGGCGACCCGCTGGACACCGAGACCATGGTCGGCGCCCAGGCTTCCCAGCAGCAGTACGAGAAGATCCTCTCCTACCTCGACATCGCCCAGCAGGAAGGCGCCGAGCTGCTCGCCGGCGGCAGCGTCGAGAAGCTCGAAGGCAACCTGGCCAGCGGCTACTACATCCAGCCGACCCTGCTCAAGGGGCACAACGGCATGCGCGTGTTCCAGGAGGAAATCTTCGGCCCGGTGGTCGGCGTCACCACCTTCAAGGACGAAGCCGAGGCCCTGGCCATCGCCAACGACACCGAGTACGGCCTCGGCGCCGGCCTCTGGACCCGTGACATCAACCGCGCCTACCGCATGGGCCGCGGGATCAAGGCCGGTCGCGTGTGGACCAACTGCTACCACCTGTACCCGGCCCACGCCGCGTTCGGCGGCTACAAGAAGTCCGGCGTCGGTCGCGAGACGCACAAGATGATGCTCGACCACTACCAGCAGACCAAGAACCTGCTGGTGAGCTACGACATCAACCCGCTGGGCTTCTTCTAG
- the eatR gene encoding sigma-54-dependent transcriptional regulator EatR — protein MPASSMSRHARQVLTVAQGKIPPGGPATDPSIARSWLRCLEQHHLDPGQPMAPMVLEHARMLERRERLQQVLEIADGEMHSLYQQLSGNDHAVLLTDARGVILNCVNADAQRQTFEHAGLWLGADWSEPCEGTNGIGTCVVERQALTIQQEEHFRSRHTGLTCSASPVFDPQGELMAVLDVSSARQEVSRQSQFHTMALVNLSAKIIEGCYFLRRFEGSWLLRFHVQGDYVGLFSEGLLAFEEDGRIRAVNQSALNLLGCPRQRLLGQPVETFFDCRLDDLLGRASPQPSASWPLRTREGRTLYAMLRGAPRAIPQALAVPTAAKPAPAAPGLCLGDAELAADFRRALKVYARDVPLLLNGETGSGKEAFAKAVHLAGPRAEQAFVALNCAAIPETLIESELFGYRGGSFTGARKEGMRGKLQQADGGTLFLDEIGDMPLALQTRLLRVLEERRVVPLGGEPEDVDVRLISATHRDLAGLVADGRFREDLYYRLNGMVVSLPPLRERSDREELLDYLLAEEARGQRIQLDGEVRQGLLAYRWPGNVRQMRTVLRTLVALCEDGRVGLRDLPADIRQALAALPPAAAAPAPAAGNSLDDAERAALLAALDGQRWHVSRVAEQLGISRNTLYRKLRRHGLVRGQA, from the coding sequence ATGCCTGCCAGTTCCATGAGCCGCCACGCGCGGCAAGTGCTGACCGTCGCCCAGGGCAAGATCCCGCCGGGCGGCCCTGCGACCGATCCGTCCATCGCCCGCTCCTGGCTGCGCTGCCTGGAACAGCACCATCTCGATCCCGGCCAGCCGATGGCGCCGATGGTGCTGGAGCACGCGCGCATGCTCGAACGCCGCGAGCGCCTGCAACAGGTGCTGGAGATCGCCGATGGCGAGATGCACAGCCTCTACCAGCAGCTTTCCGGCAACGACCACGCGGTACTGCTCACCGATGCCCGCGGGGTGATCCTCAATTGCGTCAACGCCGACGCCCAGCGCCAGACCTTCGAACACGCCGGCCTCTGGCTCGGTGCCGACTGGAGCGAGCCCTGCGAAGGCACCAACGGCATCGGCACCTGCGTGGTCGAGCGGCAGGCCCTGACCATCCAGCAGGAAGAGCACTTCCGTAGCCGCCATACCGGCCTGACCTGCTCGGCGAGCCCGGTGTTCGATCCGCAGGGCGAGCTGATGGCGGTGCTCGACGTGTCTTCGGCGCGCCAGGAAGTCTCGCGGCAGAGCCAGTTCCACACCATGGCGCTGGTCAACCTGTCGGCGAAGATCATCGAGGGCTGCTATTTCCTCCGTCGCTTCGAGGGCTCCTGGCTACTGCGCTTCCATGTCCAGGGCGACTATGTCGGCCTGTTCAGCGAAGGGCTGCTGGCCTTCGAGGAAGACGGGCGGATCCGCGCGGTGAACCAGAGCGCGCTGAACCTGCTCGGTTGTCCGCGCCAGCGCCTGCTCGGCCAGCCGGTGGAGACCTTCTTCGATTGCCGTCTCGACGACCTGCTCGGTCGCGCCTCGCCGCAACCCAGCGCCAGCTGGCCGCTGCGCACCCGCGAGGGACGGACCCTGTACGCCATGCTGCGCGGCGCGCCGCGGGCGATACCCCAGGCCCTGGCGGTGCCCACGGCAGCGAAGCCGGCGCCTGCCGCGCCCGGCCTGTGCCTGGGCGACGCCGAGCTGGCCGCCGATTTCCGCCGGGCGCTGAAGGTCTACGCGCGCGACGTGCCGCTGCTGCTCAACGGCGAGACCGGTTCCGGCAAGGAGGCCTTCGCCAAGGCCGTGCACCTGGCCGGCCCGCGCGCGGAACAGGCGTTCGTCGCGCTGAACTGCGCGGCGATCCCGGAAACCCTGATCGAGAGCGAACTGTTCGGTTATCGCGGCGGCAGCTTCACCGGCGCGCGCAAGGAGGGCATGCGCGGCAAGTTGCAGCAGGCTGACGGCGGCACCCTGTTCCTCGACGAGATCGGCGACATGCCACTGGCCTTGCAGACCCGCCTGCTGCGGGTGCTGGAAGAGCGCCGGGTGGTACCGCTGGGCGGCGAGCCGGAGGACGTCGACGTGCGCCTGATCAGCGCTACCCACCGCGACCTGGCCGGGCTGGTCGCCGATGGACGCTTCCGCGAGGATCTCTACTACCGCCTCAATGGCATGGTCGTGAGCCTGCCGCCGCTGCGCGAGCGCAGCGACCGCGAGGAGCTGCTGGACTACCTGCTGGCCGAGGAGGCCAGGGGCCAGCGCATCCAGCTCGACGGCGAGGTTCGCCAGGGCCTGCTGGCCTACCGCTGGCCGGGCAACGTCCGGCAGATGCGCACGGTGCTGCGGACCCTGGTGGCACTCTGCGAGGACGGCCGGGTCGGCCTGCGCGACCTGCCCGCGGATATCCGCCAGGCCCTGGCGGCGCTGCCGCCCGCCGCAGCGGCGC